From Polyodon spathula isolate WHYD16114869_AA chromosome 54, ASM1765450v1, whole genome shotgun sequence, one genomic window encodes:
- the LOC121307281 gene encoding uncharacterized protein LOC121307281 isoform X1, which translates to MNQTRNRFDPRNSSPEGGLNNDLVENILNRTGQNRGQNVPDLTSKTSKLSGEPGSKENFYKRTTQALAVLLLSTVTAGAGLHYSKMSSASAEYSSLFDSHADLVQKLEGMKLDYSELQERYAAVEEQLTSVHKKFTSLQGAHSDLQSKFMSGVEKYLPQGENLLENTQENALETLPVDLSFSDNAAGSPEREAEYGSDDWTLVSEGRGLISGQDLTAEVKDDNSGFLISRAASFLSKLGVPAVLLSFFAYAFKKRGSIAGQLHKRLGKKMYPDSLSSKGNGFDDVLSENVVPVNVQNQHISFEKPTSTYPEHLEEPDSAYSSSFNSSMDLSPKGGVVLDPYTAYPKLILSQDGKRLRLGDQTQAVSDNNPERFDYWECAVGKEGFTSGRHFWEVDVGENQHWKLGVTRASAQRKGEFSMLPRDGYWTLWWYGEQLWALTDPLTSLAPGLKVQKVGVSLVYDEGRLSFYDVESGTLIHTFTDVFTERIYPFFWTWDTSTDLVIL; encoded by the exons ATGAACCAAACGCGCAACAGATTTGATCCCCGGAACTCCAGTCCGGAAGGTGGGCTTAACAATGACCTGGTGGAAAATATCCTGAACCGAACCGGACAGAACAGGGGACAGAATGTTCCCGACCTGACTTCAAAGA CTTCGAAGCTATCGGGAGAACCTGGCAGCAAAGAGAATTTTTACAAGAGGACCACGCAAGCCTTGGCCGTTCTGCTCCTCAGCACAGTTACAGCAGGAGCCGGACTGCACT ATTCGAAAATGTCCAGCGCGAGCGCGGAGTACAGCAGCTTGTTTGACAGCCACGCGGATTTGGTGCAGAAGCTGGAAGGGATGAAGCTGGATTACTCCGAACTGCAGGAGAGGTACGCCGCGGTCGAGGAGCAGCTGACATCGGTGCACAAGAAGTTTACCAGCCTGCAGGGGGCGCACTCGGACCTGCAGAGCAAGTTCATGAGTGGCGTTGAGAAGTACCTCCCCCAAGGGGAGAACCTGCTGGAAAACACCCAGGAGAACG CGCTGGAGACGTTACCAGTGGATCTCTCCTTCAGCGACAATGCCG CAGGGTCCCCCGAGCGGGAAGCGGAGTATGGCTCTGATGACTGGACCCTCGTTTCTGAGGGGAGAGGGCTGATAAGCGGACAAGATTTGACAGCAGAAGTCAAAGACGACA ATTCAGGTTTCCTTATATCACGGGCTGCCTCCTTCCTGTCCAAACTGGGAGTTCCAGCTGTTCTCTTATCCTTCTTCGCGTACGCCTTCAAGAAACGTGGCAGCATAGCAG GTCAGCTTCACAAACGACTAG GGAAGAAAATGTATCCAGACTCTCTGAGCTCCAAAGGGAATGGGT TTGATGATGTGCTGTCAGAAAATGTAG TCCCGGTGAATGTGCAGAATCAACACATTTCATTCG AGAAACCGACTTCAACTTATCCTGAGCATCTCG aggAACCCGACTCTGCCtactcttctagtttca attccagCATGGATCTCTCTCCAAAAG GTGGTGTGGTTCTGGACCCCTACACAGCGTACCCGAAACTGATACTGTCCCAAGATGGAAAACGCCTGCGACTGGGCGACCAAACACAGGCCGTCTCCGACAACAACCCCGAGAGATTCGACTACTGGGAATGTGCCGTGGGCAAGGAGGGCTTCACCTCAGGGCGCCACTTCTGGGAGGTGGACGTGGGGGAGAACCAGCACTGGAAGCTGGGAGTCACCAGAGCCTCTGCCCAGAGGAAAGGGGAGTTTAGCATGCTCCCACGGGATGGGTACTGGACCTTGTGGTGGTACGGAGAGCAGTTATGGGCCCTGACTGACCCCCTGACGTCTCTAGCCCCCGGGTTGAAGGTCCAGAAGGTGGGGGTCAGTCTGGTGTACGATGAAGGGCGGCTGTCCTTTTACGACGTGGAGAGTGGAACTCTGATCCATACTTTCACTGACGTCTTCACCGAGCGAATCTATCCGTTTTTCTGGACCTGGGATACGAGCACAGATCTTGTCATATTGTAA
- the LOC121307281 gene encoding E3 ubiquitin-protein ligase TRIM39-like isoform X3, whose amino-acid sequence MNQTRNRFDPRNSSPEGGLNNDLVENILNRTGQNRGQNVPDLTSKTSKLSGEPGSKENFYKRTTQALAVLLLSTVTAGAGLHYSKMSSASAEYSSLFDSHADLVQKLEGMKLDYSELQERYAAVEEQLTSVHKKFTSLQGAHSDLQSKFMSGVEKYLPQGENLLENTQENALETLPVDLSFSDNAAGSPEREAEYGSDDWTLVSEGRGLISGQDLTAEVKDDSQLHKRLGKKMYPDSLSSKGNGFDDVLSENVVPVNVQNQHISFEKPTSTYPEHLEEPDSAYSSSFNSSMDLSPKGGVVLDPYTAYPKLILSQDGKRLRLGDQTQAVSDNNPERFDYWECAVGKEGFTSGRHFWEVDVGENQHWKLGVTRASAQRKGEFSMLPRDGYWTLWWYGEQLWALTDPLTSLAPGLKVQKVGVSLVYDEGRLSFYDVESGTLIHTFTDVFTERIYPFFWTWDTSTDLVIL is encoded by the exons ATGAACCAAACGCGCAACAGATTTGATCCCCGGAACTCCAGTCCGGAAGGTGGGCTTAACAATGACCTGGTGGAAAATATCCTGAACCGAACCGGACAGAACAGGGGACAGAATGTTCCCGACCTGACTTCAAAGA CTTCGAAGCTATCGGGAGAACCTGGCAGCAAAGAGAATTTTTACAAGAGGACCACGCAAGCCTTGGCCGTTCTGCTCCTCAGCACAGTTACAGCAGGAGCCGGACTGCACT ATTCGAAAATGTCCAGCGCGAGCGCGGAGTACAGCAGCTTGTTTGACAGCCACGCGGATTTGGTGCAGAAGCTGGAAGGGATGAAGCTGGATTACTCCGAACTGCAGGAGAGGTACGCCGCGGTCGAGGAGCAGCTGACATCGGTGCACAAGAAGTTTACCAGCCTGCAGGGGGCGCACTCGGACCTGCAGAGCAAGTTCATGAGTGGCGTTGAGAAGTACCTCCCCCAAGGGGAGAACCTGCTGGAAAACACCCAGGAGAACG CGCTGGAGACGTTACCAGTGGATCTCTCCTTCAGCGACAATGCCG CAGGGTCCCCCGAGCGGGAAGCGGAGTATGGCTCTGATGACTGGACCCTCGTTTCTGAGGGGAGAGGGCTGATAAGCGGACAAGATTTGACAGCAGAAGTCAAAGACGACA GTCAGCTTCACAAACGACTAG GGAAGAAAATGTATCCAGACTCTCTGAGCTCCAAAGGGAATGGGT TTGATGATGTGCTGTCAGAAAATGTAG TCCCGGTGAATGTGCAGAATCAACACATTTCATTCG AGAAACCGACTTCAACTTATCCTGAGCATCTCG aggAACCCGACTCTGCCtactcttctagtttca attccagCATGGATCTCTCTCCAAAAG GTGGTGTGGTTCTGGACCCCTACACAGCGTACCCGAAACTGATACTGTCCCAAGATGGAAAACGCCTGCGACTGGGCGACCAAACACAGGCCGTCTCCGACAACAACCCCGAGAGATTCGACTACTGGGAATGTGCCGTGGGCAAGGAGGGCTTCACCTCAGGGCGCCACTTCTGGGAGGTGGACGTGGGGGAGAACCAGCACTGGAAGCTGGGAGTCACCAGAGCCTCTGCCCAGAGGAAAGGGGAGTTTAGCATGCTCCCACGGGATGGGTACTGGACCTTGTGGTGGTACGGAGAGCAGTTATGGGCCCTGACTGACCCCCTGACGTCTCTAGCCCCCGGGTTGAAGGTCCAGAAGGTGGGGGTCAGTCTGGTGTACGATGAAGGGCGGCTGTCCTTTTACGACGTGGAGAGTGGAACTCTGATCCATACTTTCACTGACGTCTTCACCGAGCGAATCTATCCGTTTTTCTGGACCTGGGATACGAGCACAGATCTTGTCATATTGTAA
- the LOC121307276 gene encoding carnosine synthase 1-like — MSDVKISLDPLPCGFSPFGKSSPDPLIIPQPDPQEGVGEAERGRERVGQLYKLLKNSLREAGLPETQDRTREPARVTSNSDITICVLGSPLPYLSLLLEGGREAPGDVLLCLSPSWLSRSPSPLHPGFSTLFLHRGISFELGGRTFLEDFCPPRRVTYLLPVGGEEGQDVTREADCPMGSSPRLAELLGDTLLTRVLLERNRVRCPPTLGLVYRPPRSYQTEGTSVTAVSLTEREGQGELVQREVLKFLESLAMEPYSKVVLKPSGGRWIRSQRPVRFLEKRDCEAVRREVCSLLPLLEEGETALLEAFCPTMSPVSPVLTQTWDTYRSPSLLSGVNVPRPDLSFRMCAVVTRSPEGLPLLNQLVCSVGRSDRPLRHGSSPLQSLETTLQDWGLSDPAQCSSIHSQVKNTAETCLRVAMEMEAGLSPEQRGGRAAQTDMIGVDMLLSCSGQVVTPFCLGLKPSRCLESCGLFLSGGGALLHTPLSRSQRYIMEGQSLVVIGAGGVSKTFVWESARDFGLKIHLVESNPNHFATGLVTTFIQLDITDHKRDLENCSRICEALSEHGIRPDGCLSFWDDCVLLAALVCERLGLRTSPPQAVRTAKQKSQTHLHLLEGAPEEPSLASSPPRPPLRLSSPEPTPGYCYSSPRLSSLIRSVEPSKGSITVIDSPSASPSNNGISNISNNRANLTKLSRNPVRDPSSEKSAPGDRISDLFPDSSLLLPLPSRSIWAPSPHIYAVPCYHLESRADVEKAARLVSFPAVMKLEYGSGAVGVKRVDSAEECQAHFEKISSNLREETDYPGIGLGWGNDMTLMEYLSGTEHDVDLVLFDGQKVAAFISDNGPTRVPGFTETAAAMPSYLRPDKQAQLVEAALRCCLGCGLTDGVFNVEMKMTPTGPRLIEINARMGGFYLRDWIQVVYGADILFAAFAVACGLRPRIPEASPPLCHLIGVMCVVSQHLQALKTTASSEALRLLHSRGVIRLNQLSDRLILSDYENPYCSVACQSQDRDAARLQLLSICQILGIDSPDYPVSYFLSDFK, encoded by the exons TCACCTCCAATTCAGACATCACCATCTGTGTGCTGGGATCCCCCCTGCCATACCTCTCCCTGCTGctagagggaggcagagaggccCCAG gtGACGTGCTCCTCTGCCTGTCTCCCTCCTGGCTTTCCCGCTCCCCCTCCCCTCTGCACCCGGGTTTCTCCACCCTGTTCCTCCACCGGGGCATCTCCTTCGAGCTGGGGGGCCGCACCTTCCTCGAGGACTTCTGCCCCCCCCGCCGCGTCACCTACCTGCTTCCTGTGGGCGGAGAGGAGGGGCAGGATGTGACCCGGGAGGCAGACTGTCCCATGGGCAGCTCCCCGAGGCTGGCGGAGCTGCTGGGAGACACGCTCCTGACTCGGGTTCTGCTGGAAAGGAACCGGGTCCGCTGCCCCCCCACCCTGGGGCTGGTGTACCGCCCCCCCCGCTCGTACCAGACCGAGGGCACCAGCGTCACCGCGGTCAGTCTGACGGAGAGGGAGGGGCAGGGGGAGCTGGTGCAGAGAGAGGTGCTCAAGTTTTTGGAGTCTCTGGCTATGGAGCCGTACAGCAAG GTGGTGCTAAAGCCCAGCGGGGGGCGCTGGATCAGGTCCCAGCGTCCGGTGCGGTTCCTGGAGAAGCGGGACTGCGAGGCGGTCCGGAGGGAGGTGTGCTCGCTGCTGCCCCTGCTGGAGGAAGGAGAAACCGCGCTGCTGGAGGCCTTCTGTCCCACCATGTCTCCAGTGTCTCCTGTCCTCACTCAGACCTGGGACACGTACAGAT ctccctctctcctctcaggtgtGAATGTCCCTCGTCCTGACCTCTCTTTTCGGATGTGTGCCGTGGTGACCCGATCTCCTGAAGGACTGCCCCTGCTCAACCAg ttgGTGTGCAGTGTGGGTCGTTCAGACAGACCTCTTCGGCACGGCTCCTCTCCTCTTCAGTCTCTAGAGACCACTCTGCAGGACTGGGGCCTCTCTGACCCGGCCCAGTGCTCCAGCATACACAGCCAGGTGAAGAACACTGCTGAAACCTGCCTCCGTGTCGCCATGGAGATGGAGGCGGGGCTGTCGCCGGAGCAACGGGGGGGCCGGGCGGCGCAAACGGACATGATAG gAGTAGACATGCTCCTCTCATGCTCCGGTCAGGTGGTCACCCCGTTCTGTCTGGGTCTCAAGCCGTCTCGCTGCCTGGAGAGCTGCGGGCTCTTCCTGTCCGGGGGCGGGGCTCTGCTGCACACGCCCCTCAGCCGCTCCCAGCGCTACATCATGGAGGGGCAGAGCCTGGTAGTCATCGGCGCGGGCGGAGTCAGCAAGACCTTCGTGTGGGAGTCGGCGAGAGACTTCGGGCTGAAG ATTCACCTCGTGGAGTCCAACCCCAATCACTTCGCAACTGGCCTGGTCACCACCTTCATCCAGCTGGATATAACCGACCACAAGCGGGACCTGGAGAACTGCTCCCGGATCTGCGAGGCCTTGTCCGAGCATGGGATCCGCCCCGACGGCTGCCTCTCTTTCTGGGACGACTGTGTATTGCTGGCAGCACTGGTCTGTGAGCGACTGGGACTGAGGACCAGCCCCCCCCAGGCCGTGCGGACCGCCAAACAGAAGAGCCAAACGCACCTCCACCTGCTGGAGGGGGCCCCTGAGGAACCCAGCCTGGCCAGCTCTCCTCCTCGCCCTCCCCTTCGCCTCTCATCCCCAGAACCCACTCCTGGCTACTGTTACTCCTCTCCTCGCCTCTCCTCCCTGATCCGATCCGTGGAGCCCTCAAAAGGATCCATCACTGTCATCgattctccttctgcttctccttccAACAACGGCATTTCCAACATCTCCAACAACCGAGCAAACCTCACCAAGCTGTCCCGCAATCCCGTCCGGGATCCCTCGTCGGAAAAATCTGCACCCGGCGATAGAATTTCCGATCTCTTCCCGGATTCCTCTCTACTTTTACCTCTTCCTTCCCGCTCCATTTGGGCCCCCTCCCCTCACATCTACGCCGTGCCCTGCTACCACCTGGAGTCCCGTGCTGACGTGGAGAAGGCAGCCCGGCTCGTTTCTTTCCCAGCCGTCATGAAGCTGGAGTACGGGTCTGGGGCGGTGGGAGTGAAGCGCGTCGACTCTGCGGAAGAATGCCAAGCCCACTTTGAGAAGATCTCCAGCAACCTCCGGGAAGAGACCGACTATCCGGGCATCGGGCTAGGCTGGGGCAACGACATGACCCTGATGGAGTACCTCTCGGGCACGGAGCATGACGTCGACCTGGTCCTCTTCGACGGGCAGAAAGTGGCCGCCTTCATCTCCGACAACGGCCCCACTAGAGTCCCCGGCTTCACCGAGACGGCCGCCGCCATGCCCAGCTACCTCCGCCCTGACAAGCAGGCTCAGCTGGTCGAAGCCGCCCTCCGCTGTTGCCTGGGCTGCGGTCTGACAGACGGCGTCTTCAACGTGGAGATGAAGATGACCCCCACGGGACCCAGGCTCATCGAGATCAACGCCAGGATGGGCGGCTTTTACCTCCGCGACTGGATCCAGGTGGTCTACGGGGCCGACATCCTCTTTGCTGCTTTCGCGGTGGCTTGCGGGCTTCGCCCCAGGATCCCCGAAGCCTCCCCGCCACTGTGCCACCTCATCGGGGTCATGTGTGTCGTCTCCCAGCATCTCCAAGCCCTGAAGACCACCGCCAGCTCAGAGGCGCTGCGTCTCCTGCACTCCCGAGGGGTGATCCGTCTCAACCAGCTCAGCGACAGGTTGATCTTGAGCGATTACGAGAATCCCTACTGCAGCGTGGCCTGTCAGAGCCAGGATAGAGACGCCGCGAGGCTCCAGCTGCTCAGCATCTGCCAGATCCTGGGGATTGATTCTCCCGATTATCCCGTGTCTTATTTCTTGTCGGATTTTAAATAG
- the LOC121307281 gene encoding uncharacterized protein LOC121307281 isoform X2 — protein MNQTRNRFDPRNSSPEGGLNNDLVENILNRTGQNRGQNVPDLTSKTSKLSGEPGSKENFYKRTTQALAVLLLSTVTAGAGLHYSKMSSASAEYSSLFDSHADLVQKLEGMKLDYSELQERYAAVEEQLTSVHKKFTSLQGAHSDLQSKFMSGVEKYLPQGENLLENTQENALETLPVDLSFSDNAGSPEREAEYGSDDWTLVSEGRGLISGQDLTAEVKDDNSGFLISRAASFLSKLGVPAVLLSFFAYAFKKRGSIAGQLHKRLGKKMYPDSLSSKGNGFDDVLSENVVPVNVQNQHISFEKPTSTYPEHLEEPDSAYSSSFNSSMDLSPKGGVVLDPYTAYPKLILSQDGKRLRLGDQTQAVSDNNPERFDYWECAVGKEGFTSGRHFWEVDVGENQHWKLGVTRASAQRKGEFSMLPRDGYWTLWWYGEQLWALTDPLTSLAPGLKVQKVGVSLVYDEGRLSFYDVESGTLIHTFTDVFTERIYPFFWTWDTSTDLVIL, from the exons ATGAACCAAACGCGCAACAGATTTGATCCCCGGAACTCCAGTCCGGAAGGTGGGCTTAACAATGACCTGGTGGAAAATATCCTGAACCGAACCGGACAGAACAGGGGACAGAATGTTCCCGACCTGACTTCAAAGA CTTCGAAGCTATCGGGAGAACCTGGCAGCAAAGAGAATTTTTACAAGAGGACCACGCAAGCCTTGGCCGTTCTGCTCCTCAGCACAGTTACAGCAGGAGCCGGACTGCACT ATTCGAAAATGTCCAGCGCGAGCGCGGAGTACAGCAGCTTGTTTGACAGCCACGCGGATTTGGTGCAGAAGCTGGAAGGGATGAAGCTGGATTACTCCGAACTGCAGGAGAGGTACGCCGCGGTCGAGGAGCAGCTGACATCGGTGCACAAGAAGTTTACCAGCCTGCAGGGGGCGCACTCGGACCTGCAGAGCAAGTTCATGAGTGGCGTTGAGAAGTACCTCCCCCAAGGGGAGAACCTGCTGGAAAACACCCAGGAGAACG CGCTGGAGACGTTACCAGTGGATCTCTCCTTCAGCGACAATGCCG GGTCCCCCGAGCGGGAAGCGGAGTATGGCTCTGATGACTGGACCCTCGTTTCTGAGGGGAGAGGGCTGATAAGCGGACAAGATTTGACAGCAGAAGTCAAAGACGACA ATTCAGGTTTCCTTATATCACGGGCTGCCTCCTTCCTGTCCAAACTGGGAGTTCCAGCTGTTCTCTTATCCTTCTTCGCGTACGCCTTCAAGAAACGTGGCAGCATAGCAG GTCAGCTTCACAAACGACTAG GGAAGAAAATGTATCCAGACTCTCTGAGCTCCAAAGGGAATGGGT TTGATGATGTGCTGTCAGAAAATGTAG TCCCGGTGAATGTGCAGAATCAACACATTTCATTCG AGAAACCGACTTCAACTTATCCTGAGCATCTCG aggAACCCGACTCTGCCtactcttctagtttca attccagCATGGATCTCTCTCCAAAAG GTGGTGTGGTTCTGGACCCCTACACAGCGTACCCGAAACTGATACTGTCCCAAGATGGAAAACGCCTGCGACTGGGCGACCAAACACAGGCCGTCTCCGACAACAACCCCGAGAGATTCGACTACTGGGAATGTGCCGTGGGCAAGGAGGGCTTCACCTCAGGGCGCCACTTCTGGGAGGTGGACGTGGGGGAGAACCAGCACTGGAAGCTGGGAGTCACCAGAGCCTCTGCCCAGAGGAAAGGGGAGTTTAGCATGCTCCCACGGGATGGGTACTGGACCTTGTGGTGGTACGGAGAGCAGTTATGGGCCCTGACTGACCCCCTGACGTCTCTAGCCCCCGGGTTGAAGGTCCAGAAGGTGGGGGTCAGTCTGGTGTACGATGAAGGGCGGCTGTCCTTTTACGACGTGGAGAGTGGAACTCTGATCCATACTTTCACTGACGTCTTCACCGAGCGAATCTATCCGTTTTTCTGGACCTGGGATACGAGCACAGATCTTGTCATATTGTAA